DNA sequence from the candidate division KSB1 bacterium genome:
GCCGTTCAGAGTACCTCCGGCATCTTGAATCTTTTTGAAAAACTGATCCTGCCCAACGTGCTGCGATTCCTGAAACAGTATGTGCTCAAAGAGATGAGCAAAGCCGGTACGTCCCTTAGTTTCTCGATTTGATCCGACATGATATAAAATTGCAACCGAAACGATTGGGTCTGATTTAT
Encoded proteins:
- a CDS encoding insulinase family protein, with translation MKKLLFLNVFLGVLFLFTTSFAQNSKLKIDYEKYTLKNGLEVILHEDKSDPIVSVAILYHVGSNRETKGRTGFAHLFEHILFQESQHVGQDQFFKKIQDAGGTLNG